The proteins below are encoded in one region of Clostridium pasteurianum DSM 525 = ATCC 6013:
- a CDS encoding acetyl-CoA C-acetyltransferase, giving the protein MKEVVIASAVRTAVGSFGGSLKNVSAVDLGATVIKEAVKRAGINPELVEEVVMGNVLQAGLGQNTARQASVKAGLPLEVSSLTINKVCGSGLRAVSLARQMILAGDADVIVAGGMESMSRAPYLVNNARWGAKMGDTKFVDEMITDGLWDAFNNYHMGITAENIAEKWELTREDQDKFALASQQKAEAAIKAGRFKEEIVPVEIPQRKGDPKIFDTDEFPRFGTTLEGLAKLRPAFKKGGTVTAGNASGINDGAAAFVIMSAEKAEELGVKPLARIAAFGSKGLDPAIMGYGPVGATKVALERADLKVEDLDLIEANEAFAAQSLAVAKDLNFDMDKVNVNGGAIAIGHPVGASGARILVTLLYEMQRRDAKTGLATLCIGGGQGTALIVKR; this is encoded by the coding sequence ATGAAAGAAGTAGTAATAGCAAGTGCTGTAAGAACAGCAGTAGGTTCTTTTGGTGGAAGTTTAAAAAATGTTTCAGCAGTAGATTTAGGAGCAACAGTAATCAAAGAAGCTGTTAAAAGAGCTGGAATAAATCCAGAATTAGTTGAAGAAGTAGTTATGGGAAATGTACTTCAAGCAGGATTAGGACAAAATACAGCTAGGCAGGCTTCTGTAAAGGCAGGATTACCATTAGAAGTATCATCACTTACAATAAATAAAGTATGTGGATCTGGTCTTAGAGCCGTATCACTTGCACGTCAGATGATATTAGCAGGGGATGCTGATGTTATAGTTGCTGGTGGTATGGAAAGTATGTCAAGAGCTCCTTACTTAGTTAACAATGCTAGATGGGGTGCTAAAATGGGAGATACTAAATTTGTAGATGAAATGATTACTGATGGATTATGGGATGCTTTCAATAATTACCATATGGGAATTACTGCTGAGAATATAGCCGAAAAATGGGAACTTACTAGAGAAGATCAAGACAAATTTGCTCTTGCATCTCAACAAAAAGCAGAAGCTGCTATAAAAGCAGGAAGATTTAAAGAAGAAATAGTTCCTGTAGAAATACCTCAGAGAAAAGGTGACCCTAAAATATTTGATACAGATGAATTTCCTAGATTTGGTACAACATTAGAAGGATTAGCAAAACTTAGACCTGCATTTAAAAAGGGTGGTACTGTAACTGCTGGAAATGCTTCAGGTATAAATGATGGAGCTGCAGCTTTTGTTATCATGAGTGCAGAAAAAGCTGAGGAACTTGGAGTTAAACCTCTTGCTAGAATTGCAGCTTTTGGTTCAAAAGGCCTTGATCCAGCTATAATGGGATACGGACCAGTAGGAGCTACTAAAGTTGCCCTTGAAAGAGCAGATTTAAAAGTAGAAGATTTAGATTTAATTGAAGCAAATGAGGCATTTGCAGCTCAAAGTTTAGCTGTTGCTAAAGATTTAAATTTTGATATGGATAAAGTTAATGTTAATGGTGGAGCTATAGCTATTGGACATCCAGTAGGAGCTTCAGGCGCTAGAATACTTGTTACACTTTTATATGAAATGCAAAGAAGAGATGCTAAAACAGGTCTTGCTACTCTATGTATAGGTGGAGGACAAGGTACTGCTCTTATAGTTAAAAGATAA
- the atpA gene encoding F0F1 ATP synthase subunit alpha yields MNIKPEEITSIIKKQIEGYDNKVKTVDSGTIIQVGDGIARVYGLENCMAGELLEFPNNVYGMVMNLEQDNVGCVLLGDEEGIKEEDIVKSTGRVVEVPVGEEMIGRVVNGLGLSIDGKGSIKTSETRPAETIAHGVIERKSVNEPLQTGIKAIDSMIPIGRGQRELIIGDRQTGKTAIAIDTIINQKGKDVICIYVAIGQKQSTVAHIYNTLIQKGAMDYSIIVSASAADSAPLQFLAPYTGVTIGEYFMDQGKDVLIVYDDLSKHAVAYRTMSLLLRRPPAREAYPGDVFYLHSRLLERAAKLSDKLGGGSITALPIIETLAGDVTAYIPTNVISITDGQIFLESDLFYAGQRPAVNSGISVSRVGGSAQIKAMKQVSGTLRLELAQYRELAAFAQFGSDLDKESKKRLEKGKRLLEIFKQDQYEPMPVEKQVIIIYACVEEFLMDIEVGKIKEFEKGLLEYMDTHHKEIGEAILTKKVLDDEIKKSLNSAIEEYKKVF; encoded by the coding sequence ATGAACATAAAACCTGAAGAAATAACTTCAATTATAAAAAAGCAGATTGAAGGTTATGATAACAAAGTAAAAACCGTAGATTCAGGTACTATAATTCAAGTAGGTGATGGTATTGCTAGGGTGTATGGCTTAGAAAATTGTATGGCTGGAGAACTTCTTGAATTTCCAAACAATGTATATGGAATGGTTATGAATCTTGAACAAGATAATGTAGGTTGTGTTCTACTTGGTGATGAAGAAGGAATAAAAGAAGAAGATATAGTTAAGAGTACTGGAAGAGTAGTTGAAGTTCCAGTTGGCGAAGAAATGATTGGAAGAGTTGTAAATGGTCTTGGACTGTCAATTGATGGAAAAGGCTCAATAAAGACTAGCGAAACTAGACCTGCTGAAACTATAGCACATGGTGTTATTGAAAGAAAATCAGTTAATGAACCTCTTCAAACTGGTATAAAGGCAATTGATTCAATGATTCCTATAGGGAGAGGTCAAAGAGAACTTATTATAGGAGATAGACAAACTGGTAAAACAGCAATTGCTATTGATACTATAATCAATCAAAAGGGAAAAGATGTTATCTGTATCTATGTTGCCATAGGACAGAAACAATCGACTGTTGCGCATATTTACAATACACTTATACAAAAAGGGGCTATGGATTACTCAATAATCGTATCAGCTTCTGCAGCTGACTCTGCTCCGCTTCAATTCCTTGCACCATATACTGGTGTAACTATAGGTGAATATTTTATGGATCAAGGTAAAGATGTATTAATAGTATATGATGATTTAAGTAAACATGCTGTTGCTTACAGAACAATGTCATTATTACTTAGAAGACCACCAGCAAGAGAAGCTTATCCAGGAGATGTATTCTACTTACATTCAAGACTTTTGGAGAGAGCTGCCAAGTTATCAGATAAATTAGGCGGAGGCTCAATAACTGCCCTTCCAATAATTGAAACTCTTGCAGGCGATGTTACTGCATATATACCTACAAATGTTATATCAATAACAGATGGTCAGATATTCCTTGAATCAGATTTATTCTATGCAGGTCAAAGACCAGCTGTCAACTCTGGTATATCAGTTTCTAGAGTTGGTGGTAGTGCACAGATTAAGGCTATGAAGCAGGTTTCTGGAACTCTTAGACTTGAACTTGCACAGTATAGAGAACTTGCTGCTTTTGCACAGTTTGGTTCAGATTTAGATAAGGAATCAAAGAAAAGACTTGAAAAAGGTAAAAGACTATTAGAAATATTTAAGCAGGATCAGTATGAACCAATGCCTGTAGAAAAACAGGTGATTATAATATATGCATGTGTAGAAGAATTTTTAATGGATATTGAGGTTGGAAAAATAAAAGAGTTTGAAAAAGGTCTATTAGAGTATATGGATACACATCATAAAGAAATAGGTGAAGCTATACTTACTAAAAAAGTATTAGATGATGAAATTAAAAAATCTCTTAACAGTGCAATAGAGGAATATAAAAAAGTATTTTAG
- the spoIID gene encoding stage II sporulation protein D: MLKNFFMTVSLGIIFIIFVAVFIGGIGNNIQYNKSNKNSNELKNYDINPTDIIFDKNNIGEESIKIYITKEKKIKELPLEEYIVGVVSAEMPAEFEIEALKAQAVAARTFAVAHMEKYGGQKYKGANGADVTDTVDCQVYKSKDDVMNNWPKNLSEKYWNKVTQAVQETNGQVLKYNAKLVTNPYYFAISSGKTENSKDIFGNDEPYLKSVASPGEEIAKKYRSQVKLSYNNFINKIKNEYSNSSLSIFNVKNSINIISRTDAGSVKEIKIGNNIITGARFRSIFGLNSANFSISYNMTGIVINCTGYGHDVGMSQWGANVMSKQGKNYKDILTHYYTGVSIVKISIK; the protein is encoded by the coding sequence ATGTTAAAAAATTTTTTTATGACTGTTTCTTTAGGAATTATATTCATAATATTTGTGGCTGTATTTATAGGTGGAATTGGAAACAATATTCAATATAATAAATCAAATAAAAATAGTAATGAATTGAAAAATTATGATATTAATCCTACAGATATAATATTTGATAAAAATAATATTGGAGAAGAAAGTATAAAGATATATATAACTAAGGAAAAAAAGATTAAAGAATTACCGCTAGAAGAATACATAGTAGGAGTTGTATCCGCAGAAATGCCAGCTGAATTTGAGATAGAGGCACTTAAAGCTCAAGCAGTGGCGGCCAGAACTTTTGCAGTAGCACATATGGAGAAATATGGAGGACAAAAATACAAAGGAGCTAATGGCGCAGATGTAACAGATACGGTGGATTGCCAGGTATATAAGAGTAAAGATGATGTAATGAATAATTGGCCTAAAAATTTATCAGAAAAATATTGGAATAAAGTAACACAAGCAGTACAGGAAACAAATGGACAAGTTCTTAAGTATAATGCTAAATTGGTTACGAATCCATATTATTTTGCTATAAGCAGTGGGAAGACTGAGAATAGTAAAGATATATTTGGTAATGATGAACCATATCTTAAAAGTGTTGCAAGTCCAGGAGAGGAAATTGCTAAAAAATATAGGAGTCAGGTAAAACTATCCTATAATAATTTTATAAATAAAATAAAAAATGAGTATAGTAATTCTAGCTTAAGCATTTTTAATGTTAAAAATTCTATTAATATCATAAGCAGAACTGATGCTGGAAGCGTTAAAGAAATTAAAATAGGAAATAATATTATAACAGGAGCTAGATTTAGAAGTATTTTTGGATTGAATTCTGCCAATTTTTCTATAAGTTACAATATGACAGGAATAGTTATAAATTGTACTGGATATGGGCATGACGTGGGTATGAGCCAATGGGGAGCAAATGTAATGTCAAAGCAGGGTAAAAACTATAAAGACATTTTAACTCATTACTATACTGGAGTAAGTATAGTAAAAATTTCTATCAAGTAA
- a CDS encoding F0F1 ATP synthase subunit A → MLNAETVFRFHIANHTIDVTNSIVIQWVVMAIIIVLTLILTRNLKKIPGKRQSILEMIVGFFNNLVNDNMGAKYKKFVPFIGTMGIFMLFLNLSGLVGVEPSTRDINVTAGFALISFVVINANAFIKVGVKGYCKELVKPFPLMLPMNLLEKFTLPISLCLRLFCNMLVGTIVLGLLYQLLVYLGHVFAFVIPIPLHFFFDVFDGVIQVYIFMMLTMLYTKMGAEEE, encoded by the coding sequence ATGTTAAATGCTGAAACAGTGTTTAGGTTTCATATAGCAAATCATACAATCGATGTAACAAATAGCATTGTAATTCAATGGGTTGTTATGGCTATTATAATAGTTTTAACTCTGATTTTAACTAGAAACCTAAAAAAGATTCCAGGCAAAAGACAAAGTATTTTAGAAATGATTGTTGGATTTTTCAATAATTTAGTTAATGATAATATGGGAGCCAAGTATAAAAAGTTTGTTCCTTTTATAGGAACTATGGGTATTTTTATGCTGTTTTTAAATCTATCTGGATTGGTAGGCGTAGAACCTTCCACAAGAGATATTAACGTAACAGCAGGATTTGCATTGATATCTTTTGTAGTAATTAATGCAAATGCATTTATAAAAGTTGGGGTTAAAGGTTATTGCAAAGAGTTAGTAAAACCATTCCCGTTAATGTTGCCAATGAACTTACTTGAAAAATTTACGCTTCCAATATCATTATGCTTGAGACTTTTTTGTAATATGCTTGTAGGAACCATAGTACTTGGACTTCTTTACCAATTACTAGTATATTTAGGCCATGTTTTTGCATTTGTAATTCCAATACCACTGCATTTTTTCTTCGATGTATTTGATGGTGTAATACAAGTGTATATTTTTATGATGTTAACTATGCTTTATACTAAAATGGGAGCAGAGGAAGAATAA
- a CDS encoding F0F1 ATP synthase subunit delta — translation MYEYLDRRYAVALYNIASAENKVEEYIADLKQINDLIKNNEDLNQIISNPKISTTKKREIFTSIFEDKIDLKLFSFLIILIEKKRIDQLTGIILQIEKVDLDNHNQVVAEVKTVVPLNNSERTALIDKLQIKYNKSIILREVIDKSIIGGVYVRVGDDVIDGTIKNKIEEMKKLMFIKG, via the coding sequence ATGTATGAATACTTAGATAGGAGATATGCTGTAGCATTATACAATATTGCTTCAGCAGAAAATAAGGTTGAAGAATATATAGCTGATTTAAAGCAGATTAATGATCTTATTAAAAATAATGAAGATCTTAATCAGATAATAAGTAATCCTAAAATAAGTACTACAAAGAAAAGAGAAATTTTCACAAGTATATTTGAAGATAAAATAGATTTAAAGCTATTTTCTTTTCTTATTATACTAATTGAGAAAAAGAGAATTGATCAACTTACTGGGATTATTCTTCAAATTGAAAAAGTTGATTTGGATAATCACAATCAAGTTGTAGCAGAAGTAAAAACAGTTGTCCCATTAAATAATAGTGAAAGAACAGCTTTAATAGACAAGTTGCAAATTAAATACAATAAGTCAATAATTTTAAGAGAAGTTATTGATAAGAGTATTATTGGTGGAGTTTATGTTAGAGTTGGCGATGACGTTATTGATGGGACTATTAAAAATAAAATTGAAGAAATGAAAAAATTAATGTTTATAAAAGGATAG
- the atpG gene encoding ATP synthase F1 subunit gamma, translating to MAAGLITIKRRIKSITNTRKITKAMGLIATSTLRKARRNLDANLSYYSSFEDVMKKVSSGILGKNIYTNGNGSKKKLYITMTSDAGLCGGFNGNVVNAAVSEISKDRENSLIMSVGQKGRGYFKRLQYDTIAEYVDIQNEPTLTEAKTISEHALSLYNKGEIGEINIVYSKFISTIKQDIIIKRVLPFDMKDIKYDGSIEFEPEINELIEGIVAVYLKSQLFNFLLNSKASEQASKMTAMDSATKNANELLDDLNLRYNRIRQSAITQEITEIVSGAEAQK from the coding sequence ATGGCAGCAGGACTTATTACAATAAAAAGAAGAATTAAGTCTATAACTAATACTAGGAAAATAACAAAAGCTATGGGACTTATAGCCACCTCTACACTAAGAAAAGCCAGAAGAAATTTAGATGCCAATCTAAGTTATTATAGTTCCTTTGAAGATGTAATGAAAAAGGTATCCAGTGGTATACTAGGAAAAAATATTTATACTAATGGTAATGGCAGCAAAAAGAAATTGTATATAACTATGACTTCTGATGCAGGACTTTGTGGAGGTTTTAATGGAAATGTTGTAAATGCTGCAGTAAGCGAAATATCTAAAGATAGAGAAAATTCACTTATAATGTCTGTAGGACAAAAGGGAAGAGGATATTTTAAAAGGTTACAATATGATACAATAGCAGAATATGTAGATATACAGAATGAACCTACATTGACAGAAGCTAAAACAATATCCGAACACGCTTTAAGTCTCTATAATAAAGGAGAAATTGGTGAAATAAATATAGTTTATTCAAAATTTATTTCTACAATAAAGCAAGACATAATAATAAAAAGGGTATTACCATTTGATATGAAGGATATAAAATATGATGGTTCAATTGAATTTGAACCTGAAATTAATGAGTTAATTGAAGGTATAGTTGCTGTATATCTTAAATCTCAGCTATTTAATTTTTTATTGAATTCAAAAGCAAGTGAACAGGCTTCTAAAATGACTGCTATGGATAGTGCTACAAAAAATGCAAATGAATTATTAGATGATTTAAATTTAAGATATAATAGAATTAGACAGAGCGCAATTACTCAGGAGATAACTGAAATAGTTTCTGGAGCAGAAGCGCAGAAGTAA
- a CDS encoding F0F1 ATP synthase subunit epsilon produces MSSKIKLNILTPMEKFYEGDVSEVNTSTTSGGIGILPQHSPFIGLLIPTVTKLKFDDGSEKSLFTSTGILQVTKEEIKIIVDDAEWPEDIDIDRAEKAKERAEERLHKNDPNIDARRAEIALQRAIARMKTKGM; encoded by the coding sequence ATGTCATCTAAAATAAAATTAAACATACTAACTCCGATGGAAAAATTCTATGAAGGTGATGTATCTGAAGTAAATACATCTACAACTTCTGGTGGTATAGGAATACTTCCACAACATAGTCCTTTTATAGGACTTTTGATACCAACTGTAACAAAGTTGAAGTTTGATGATGGTAGTGAAAAGTCTTTATTTACTTCAACAGGGATACTTCAGGTAACAAAAGAAGAGATAAAAATTATAGTTGATGATGCTGAATGGCCGGAAGATATAGATATAGATAGGGCAGAAAAAGCAAAAGAAAGAGCAGAAGAAAGATTGCATAAAAATGATCCTAACATTGATGCTAGAAGAGCTGAAATTGCACTTCAAAGAGCTATCGCAAGAATGAAAACTAAAGGGATGTAA
- the atpE gene encoding ATP synthase F0 subunit C: protein MNIDGQTFIQGMCAVGAGLAAIGCLGGGIGIGTVTGKAVEAIARQPEARGSVTSTMFIGLAFAEVTSLYALLVAILLLFLKWG from the coding sequence ATGAATATTGATGGTCAAACTTTTATACAGGGAATGTGTGCAGTAGGAGCTGGATTAGCTGCTATAGGATGTCTTGGTGGAGGTATCGGTATAGGTACTGTTACTGGTAAAGCTGTTGAAGCAATAGCAAGACAGCCAGAAGCAAGAGGATCTGTAACTTCTACAATGTTTATTGGTTTAGCATTTGCAGAAGTTACTTCTCTATATGCGTTACTTGTAGCAATATTATTACTTTTCTTAAAATGGGGTTAA
- a CDS encoding F0F1 ATP synthase subunit B, whose product MDFKVFTIIATIVNFLILLAFLKHFLFEKVSNAIDERSNNIKNTIDKTNSDREEAKNLKIQVEENLANSKLQGKNIVEDYKGRAEKLFQDIKKEASNEAELIMERAKKDVEREKEKAEEELKKKVVDLAVILSSKALEKDINEKEHRRLIEDFITKVGM is encoded by the coding sequence ATGGATTTTAAAGTGTTTACAATTATTGCCACTATAGTCAATTTTTTGATATTACTAGCTTTTTTAAAACACTTTCTATTTGAAAAAGTAAGTAATGCCATAGATGAAAGAAGTAACAACATAAAGAACACAATAGATAAAACAAATAGTGATAGAGAGGAAGCAAAGAACTTAAAGATTCAAGTTGAAGAGAATTTGGCAAATTCAAAGCTTCAGGGTAAAAATATAGTAGAGGATTATAAGGGAAGAGCTGAGAAATTATTTCAAGATATCAAGAAAGAAGCTTCCAATGAGGCAGAACTTATAATGGAAAGAGCTAAGAAAGACGTAGAAAGAGAAAAAGAAAAGGCGGAAGAAGAATTAAAGAAAAAAGTAGTGGATCTTGCCGTTATTTTGTCTTCAAAAGCATTAGAGAAAGATATAAATGAAAAAGAACATAGAAGACTTATTGAAGATTTTATAACTAAGGTAGGTATGTGA
- the murA gene encoding UDP-N-acetylglucosamine 1-carboxyvinyltransferase yields the protein MDKFIIKGGNTLRGEVNIDAAKNAVLPIIAATILCAGKSTIKNYPMLLDVYVIIDALRSLGAKIDINRINRELIIDTSDITDSGVNSDLVRKMRGSFLIMGPMISRFGRFKISFPGGCNIGTRPIDLHLKGFKALGADINLEHGYVEVSAKKLTGAKIYLDFPSVGATENIMMAAVLASGETIIENAAEEPEIGDLANFLNKMGARITGIGTDTLKINGVKALRGISYGPIYDRIEAGTFMIAAAITKSRIKINGVNKEHIKPVVAKLTEMGIDFKFKGQGVLVDGRNELQSIDIKTMPYPGFPTDMQSQMMSLLSCVHGTSVITETIFENRFMHVVELKRMGANIKIDGRSAVIEGINKLNGAEVKATDLRAGAALILAALEAEGETEIFDIHHVDRGYVEIENKLKGIGAQIKRIKS from the coding sequence ATGGATAAATTTATTATTAAAGGGGGAAACACCTTAAGAGGTGAAGTGAATATTGACGCTGCAAAAAATGCTGTACTTCCAATAATAGCAGCTACAATTCTCTGTGCAGGTAAATCCACAATAAAAAATTACCCAATGCTTCTTGATGTATATGTAATAATTGATGCGTTAAGATCTTTGGGAGCAAAGATTGATATAAATAGAATAAATAGAGAACTTATTATTGATACAAGTGATATAACTGATTCTGGAGTTAACAGTGATTTAGTAAGGAAAATGAGAGGATCATTTTTAATAATGGGACCAATGATATCAAGATTTGGTAGATTTAAAATTTCTTTTCCTGGTGGATGTAATATAGGTACTAGACCTATTGATTTACATTTAAAGGGATTTAAGGCATTAGGTGCTGATATAAATCTAGAACATGGATATGTTGAGGTCTCTGCAAAGAAACTTACAGGAGCTAAAATATATTTGGATTTTCCATCTGTTGGTGCTACTGAAAATATAATGATGGCAGCAGTACTTGCTAGTGGAGAAACAATTATTGAAAATGCAGCTGAAGAACCAGAAATAGGAGACTTAGCGAATTTTTTAAATAAAATGGGTGCAAGAATTACTGGTATAGGAACGGATACATTAAAAATCAATGGAGTAAAAGCACTAAGAGGAATAAGTTATGGACCTATTTATGATAGGATTGAAGCGGGAACTTTTATGATTGCAGCAGCTATAACAAAGAGCAGAATTAAGATTAATGGTGTAAATAAGGAGCATATAAAACCTGTAGTAGCTAAATTAACAGAAATGGGAATTGATTTTAAATTTAAAGGACAAGGTGTATTGGTAGATGGTAGAAATGAATTACAGTCTATAGACATAAAAACTATGCCTTATCCTGGATTTCCCACAGACATGCAGTCGCAGATGATGAGTCTTCTTAGTTGTGTACATGGAACCAGTGTGATTACTGAAACAATTTTTGAAAATAGATTTATGCATGTTGTAGAACTTAAGAGAATGGGAGCTAATATTAAGATAGACGGCAGAAGTGCAGTTATAGAAGGAATAAATAAATTAAATGGTGCTGAAGTAAAAGCTACAGATCTTAGGGCAGGAGCAGCATTGATACTTGCAGCACTGGAAGCTGAAGGTGAAACTGAAATATTTGATATACATCATGTAGACAGAGGATATGTTGAGATAGAGAATAAATTGAAAGGTATTGGTGCTCAGATAAAAAGAATAAAATCTTAA
- a CDS encoding ATP synthase subunit I, translating into MDLEIKDIVKKVLPIDIIIIVLVFIISCIFYKTYRYIVIAGLILSILNFIVNGITTNYILLKSKEKFLIILSSAFRIIITLCIVVIICGNDKFKYIAIIAGYTLHYLAVIIFGLTAGNKKGSD; encoded by the coding sequence ATGGATTTAGAGATAAAAGATATAGTAAAAAAGGTATTACCAATAGATATTATCATTATAGTATTAGTGTTTATTATATCTTGTATTTTTTATAAAACATATCGATATATAGTTATAGCAGGATTGATATTATCAATATTGAACTTTATTGTTAATGGAATCACAACTAATTATATATTATTGAAGTCTAAAGAAAAGTTTCTTATTATATTATCATCAGCATTTAGAATTATCATTACCTTATGTATTGTTGTAATTATATGTGGTAATGATAAATTTAAATATATAGCTATAATAGCAGGCTATACTCTTCATTACTTGGCAGTTATAATTTTTGGATTGACTGCTGGAAACAAGAAAGGAAGTGATTAA
- the atpD gene encoding F0F1 ATP synthase subunit beta, with product MPEHIGKVVQVIGPVIDIKFASENLPNIYNALEIGMGDKILIAEVEQHIGDDVVRAISMEPTDGLRRGAKAVDTEKPISVPVGKPVLGRLFNVLGKTIDEAGDLKDDEYYPIHRLPPSFEEQSVVPEMFETGIKVIDLLAPYQKGGKIGLFGGAGVGKTVLIQELINNIAKEHGGLSVFTGVGERTREGNDLYYEMKESGVIDKTALVFGQMNEPPGARMRVALTGLTMAEKFRDEGQDVLLFIDNIFRFTQAGSEVSALLGRIPSAVGYQPTLATEMGALQERITSTKHGSITSVQAVYVPADDLTDPAPATTFTHLDATTVLSRSISELGIYPAVSPLESSSRILDPNIVGEEHYQVASKVKLILERYNELQDIIAILGVDELSEEDRAIVNRARRIQRFLSQPFSVAEQFTGMQGKFVSVSDTIKGFKEILEGKCDDLPEAAFLFVGTIEEAREKAKSMMES from the coding sequence ATGCCAGAACATATAGGTAAAGTTGTTCAGGTAATAGGACCTGTTATAGATATAAAATTTGCAAGCGAAAACCTTCCTAATATATATAATGCATTAGAAATAGGCATGGGAGATAAAATACTTATAGCAGAAGTTGAACAGCATATAGGTGATGATGTAGTAAGAGCTATATCTATGGAACCAACTGATGGCTTAAGAAGAGGAGCAAAGGCAGTTGATACAGAAAAGCCAATTTCAGTTCCTGTAGGAAAGCCAGTTTTAGGACGTCTCTTTAATGTATTAGGAAAGACAATCGATGAAGCAGGAGATTTGAAGGATGATGAATATTATCCTATACACAGATTACCACCAAGCTTTGAGGAACAATCAGTAGTACCTGAAATGTTTGAAACTGGTATAAAAGTAATAGATTTACTTGCGCCATATCAAAAGGGTGGTAAGATTGGATTATTCGGAGGTGCTGGTGTTGGTAAAACAGTTCTTATACAAGAGCTTATCAACAATATAGCAAAAGAGCATGGTGGATTGTCAGTATTTACTGGTGTTGGTGAAAGAACAAGAGAAGGTAATGACCTTTATTATGAAATGAAGGAGTCTGGAGTTATAGACAAGACTGCCTTAGTGTTTGGACAAATGAATGAACCACCTGGTGCTAGAATGAGAGTTGCACTTACAGGGCTTACAATGGCAGAAAAGTTTAGAGATGAAGGACAGGATGTACTTTTATTTATAGATAACATATTTAGATTTACCCAAGCTGGTTCAGAGGTTTCTGCACTGCTTGGAAGAATACCTAGTGCCGTTGGTTATCAGCCAACACTTGCTACTGAAATGGGTGCTCTTCAAGAGAGAATAACTTCTACAAAGCATGGTTCAATAACGTCTGTTCAAGCTGTATATGTTCCAGCAGATGATTTAACAGACCCGGCACCAGCTACAACTTTTACTCATCTTGATGCTACAACAGTTTTATCAAGATCTATATCAGAGCTCGGTATTTATCCGGCTGTTAGTCCTCTTGAATCTAGTTCAAGAATACTTGATCCTAATATAGTTGGGGAAGAACATTATCAGGTTGCAAGTAAAGTAAAACTTATTCTTGAAAGGTATAATGAACTTCAAGATATAATAGCTATACTTGGTGTAGATGAATTATCGGAAGAAGATAGGGCTATCGTTAATAGAGCAAGAAGGATTCAAAGATTTTTATCTCAACCTTTCTCTGTAGCAGAGCAGTTTACTGGTATGCAGGGTAAGTTTGTTAGCGTATCAGATACAATAAAGGGCTTTAAAGAAATACTTGAAGGTAAATGCGATGACTTACCTGAAGCAGCATTTTTATTTGTTGGTACTATAGAAGAAGCAAGAGAAAAAGCTAAATCTATGATGGAAAGCTAA